From Lysinibacillus sp. SGAir0095, the proteins below share one genomic window:
- a CDS encoding metal-dependent hydrolase: protein MDSGTHLVMGVALGGLALADPVVANNTMGFAAVMAGTIIGSQAPDVDTVLKLRNNAIYIRHHRGITHSIPAVLLWPIAITALLSLIFQEADILHLWLWTFLAVFLHVFVDIFNAYGTQALRPFSKKWVALGVINTFDPIIFGIHCIGILLWAFGFNPVNTFSIMYLIIIGYYILRFVLQAAVKRAVHHTIQDEDYVIVAPTMRFFNWRVAAKSKTHYYVGRAYGRTVNIYDKFEIHPLPKTPIVERALEDSNLSAFLSFSPLYRWEISELENGLTEVRLIDLRYRSNDHYPFVAVAHIDEELNVINSYTGWIFSEDKLQQKLQIGASD, encoded by the coding sequence TTGGATTCAGGCACACACTTAGTAATGGGCGTTGCTTTAGGTGGATTAGCTTTAGCAGACCCTGTTGTAGCAAATAATACAATGGGATTCGCTGCCGTAATGGCAGGTACGATTATCGGTTCACAAGCACCAGATGTAGATACCGTATTAAAATTACGAAATAATGCGATTTATATTCGCCATCATCGAGGAATTACGCATTCTATACCAGCAGTGCTTTTATGGCCAATTGCCATTACGGCTCTATTAAGCTTAATTTTCCAAGAAGCGGATATCCTACACTTATGGCTTTGGACTTTTCTTGCAGTCTTTCTTCATGTATTTGTAGATATTTTTAATGCTTATGGAACACAGGCTTTGAGACCATTCTCAAAAAAATGGGTAGCACTTGGTGTAATCAATACCTTTGATCCAATAATCTTTGGTATACATTGTATTGGTATTTTACTTTGGGCGTTTGGCTTTAATCCTGTAAACACATTCTCTATCATGTACTTAATAATTATCGGCTATTACATTTTACGTTTTGTATTGCAAGCCGCAGTAAAAAGAGCGGTTCACCATACCATTCAGGACGAGGACTATGTTATTGTTGCTCCCACAATGCGTTTTTTCAATTGGCGTGTTGCAGCAAAATCAAAAACTCATTATTATGTTGGCCGTGCATACGGTAGAACGGTCAATATTTATGACAAGTTTGAAATTCACCCGCTCCCAAAAACACCGATTGTTGAAAGAGCATTGGAAGACTCAAACTTAAGCGCCTTTCTTTCCTTTTCTCCATTATACCGTTGGGAAATTTCCGAGCTTGAGAATGGTCTTACAGAAGTTCGATTGATCGATTTACGATATCGAAGTAATGATCACTATCCTTTTGTTGCAGTAGCTCATATCGATGAAGAACTAAACGTGATTAATTCCTACACTGGGTGGATCTTTAGTGAAGATAAATTGCAACAGAAGCTACAAATCGGCGCAAGTGATTAA
- a CDS encoding YfhJ family protein, with translation MNENHSIEKLTQILAEKNPNLSVNKARTWIELLWSDFESTYAKAGYDYRGAEYTEKIILQWITSFGDKIHEFAGRNPKYAHLLDESDENKLQ, from the coding sequence ATGAATGAAAATCACTCAATAGAAAAATTAACACAGATTCTTGCTGAAAAAAATCCAAACCTTTCTGTCAATAAGGCACGTACTTGGATTGAGCTATTGTGGTCCGATTTTGAATCAACTTATGCAAAAGCTGGCTATGATTACCGTGGGGCAGAATATACAGAAAAAATTATTCTACAATGGATTACGAGCTTCGGCGATAAAATTCATGAATTTGCCGGGAGAAATCCAAAGTACGCACACCTTTTAGATGAAAGTGATGAGAATAAACTTCAATAA
- a CDS encoding YfhH family protein, whose product MTEKSYAEMTEQELREEIAKLKEKARKAEQLGIVNEFAVYERKATMAAAYLIDPQTIVKGEMYRIDGAPGEFFKVEYLKGRFAWGYRLGGDRFEEALPISILLPMKAGK is encoded by the coding sequence ATGACTGAAAAAAGCTATGCAGAAATGACAGAGCAAGAACTAAGAGAGGAAATTGCGAAGCTAAAAGAAAAAGCGAGAAAAGCTGAACAACTTGGCATTGTAAACGAATTTGCTGTATATGAAAGAAAAGCAACAATGGCGGCAGCATATCTAATTGATCCTCAAACAATTGTAAAAGGTGAAATGTATCGAATCGATGGTGCACCAGGAGAGTTTTTCAAAGTAGAATATTTAAAAGGTCGCTTTGCTTGGGGGTATCGTTTAGGTGGAGATCGTTTTGAAGAAGCATTGCCGATTTCAATTCTATTACCAATGAAAGCAGGCAAATAA
- the recX gene encoding recombination regulator RecX produces MQVISKIGRQKNNPERYNIYLNDTYAFAVDESTLIKFGLTKGKVLEQFDVDEITYEDEIAKAFNRALNFLSYQMRSEFEVKKKLLDAGFGESVVLEALRKLEKLGFLNDESYSKALLETKKKTAKKGPRAIKQDLIKKGIDKETQTKVLDSFSHKEQLTIAMELAEKAIRANQNKTPMQVKQKIQDVLMRKGYSFSITNEILDQIKLEREDDQWYEMIENQGEKLWNKYASKLTGNDLKMKTKQALYQKGFPIEIIDRFLDEKETEEND; encoded by the coding sequence ATGCAAGTCATATCTAAAATAGGACGACAAAAAAACAATCCAGAACGATATAATATCTATTTAAATGATACATATGCATTTGCAGTGGACGAATCGACACTTATAAAGTTTGGTTTAACCAAAGGAAAAGTTCTAGAACAATTTGATGTCGATGAAATAACCTACGAAGATGAAATTGCCAAAGCCTTCAATCGAGCATTAAATTTTTTAAGCTATCAAATGCGCAGTGAATTCGAAGTGAAAAAGAAGCTACTGGATGCTGGGTTTGGTGAGTCAGTAGTATTAGAGGCGTTAAGAAAACTTGAAAAACTAGGCTTTCTAAATGATGAAAGCTATTCAAAAGCATTATTGGAAACGAAGAAAAAAACGGCAAAAAAAGGGCCAAGAGCCATTAAACAAGATCTAATTAAAAAAGGAATCGATAAGGAAACACAAACTAAAGTACTCGATTCTTTTTCCCATAAAGAACAGCTAACAATTGCTATGGAGCTTGCAGAAAAGGCAATCCGAGCAAATCAAAACAAAACACCCATGCAAGTAAAGCAAAAAATTCAAGATGTACTAATGCGAAAAGGGTATTCTTTTTCCATTACAAACGAAATACTTGACCAAATCAAGCTAGAGCGAGAAGATGATCAGTGGTACGAAATGATTGAGAATCAAGGTGAGAAGCTTTGGAACAAATATGCTTCAAAACTTACTGGTAATGATCTTAAAATGAAAACAAAACAAGCCTTATATCAAAAAGGTTTTCCAATAGAAATAATAGACCGCTTTTTAGATGAGAAGGAGACAGAAGAAAATGACTGA
- a CDS encoding polysaccharide deacetylase family protein, which translates to MWKHHISGLTLCAIVFAIAFYLVKPDVANAQAYYWGFTKSKDGMPVDAGANFEELLKNNGAFYRGDPNKKIIYLTFDSGFENGHTKAILDTLKEEEVPATFFLAGHYLESASDLVKRMIDEGHIIGNHTYGHPDLSKLSDQEILNELQKFDKRLKETTGLKRTYYVRPPKGIFTERVFDVGNKHGYTYIFWDTAFVDWNTDSSVGWEYAYDELMNQLHPGAVILLHTIAKHNADALPKFIKDAKKEGYTFGSLDDLVMDQLLQ; encoded by the coding sequence ATGTGGAAACATCACATTTCTGGTTTAACATTGTGTGCAATTGTTTTTGCTATTGCCTTTTATCTAGTTAAGCCGGATGTCGCAAATGCACAAGCATACTATTGGGGTTTCACTAAATCAAAAGATGGGATGCCTGTAGATGCTGGTGCGAACTTTGAAGAACTCTTAAAAAACAATGGAGCATTTTATAGAGGAGATCCAAACAAAAAAATAATTTATTTGACTTTTGATAGTGGTTTTGAGAATGGACATACAAAAGCGATACTAGACACATTAAAAGAAGAAGAGGTACCAGCTACATTTTTCCTAGCCGGTCACTATTTAGAAAGTGCAAGTGACTTAGTCAAAAGAATGATTGACGAAGGACATATAATCGGAAATCACACATATGGCCATCCAGATTTATCAAAATTATCAGACCAAGAAATACTTAACGAGTTGCAAAAATTTGATAAGAGACTAAAAGAAACAACCGGACTAAAACGTACATATTACGTTCGTCCTCCTAAAGGAATTTTTACTGAGAGAGTATTTGATGTTGGCAATAAACACGGCTATACCTATATTTTTTGGGATACTGCTTTTGTCGATTGGAATACTGATTCTAGTGTAGGTTGGGAATATGCTTATGATGAATTAATGAATCAATTGCATCCTGGTGCAGTAATTCTTCTGCATACAATTGCTAAGCATAATGCGGACGCACTTCCGAAATTCATCAAGGACGCCAAAAAAGAGGGTTACACCTTTGGCTCACTCGATGATTTAGTAATGGATCAACTACTTCAATAA
- the ribE gene encoding 6,7-dimethyl-8-ribityllumazine synthase: MGKLFEANLIGTDLRIGIVVGRFNNFITSQLVDGALDGLKRHGVAEGNIDIAWVPGAFEVPFIAKQMVETGEYDAVIGLGTVIRGSTTHYDYVNNEAAKGIASVSLNSNVPVIFGIVTTENIEQAIERAGTKAGNKGYDSAVSAIEMANLKKMFN; encoded by the coding sequence ATGGGAAAATTATTTGAAGCAAATTTAATCGGGACAGATTTAAGAATAGGGATTGTGGTTGGTCGTTTTAATAATTTTATTACTTCACAATTAGTTGATGGCGCATTGGATGGTCTAAAAAGACATGGCGTAGCAGAAGGAAATATTGATATTGCTTGGGTACCAGGGGCTTTTGAAGTACCCTTTATCGCAAAACAAATGGTGGAAACAGGGGAGTATGATGCAGTTATTGGACTAGGTACTGTTATTCGTGGCTCAACAACTCACTACGATTATGTGAACAATGAAGCTGCAAAAGGAATTGCAAGTGTATCCTTAAATTCAAATGTACCAGTAATTTTCGGTATCGTAACAACTGAAAACATCGAACAAGCAATCGAAAGAGCAGGAACTAAGGCTGGAAACAAAGGTTATGATTCAGCTGTGTCTGCTATTGAAATGGCTAATTTGAAAAAGATGTTTAATTAA
- the ribE gene encoding riboflavin synthase gives MFTGIIEDQGKVTAIKKDVNSMQITIATKKIVSDAHLGDSIAVNGVCLTITQFNNEEMTVDVMPETVMATTIHALKIGDYVNLERAMSANGRFGGHLVSGHVDGVGTIKSKRPVSNAVYIEIEVAKELLTNCIPKGSITIDGTSLTLFKVTDSNVTISLIPHTYGETILGHKGVGERVNIETDMLGKYVLHHLRKTEQTSNITMEFLRQNGF, from the coding sequence ATGTTTACGGGCATTATTGAAGATCAAGGAAAAGTAACGGCTATTAAAAAAGATGTGAACAGTATGCAAATAACGATTGCAACAAAGAAAATAGTCTCAGATGCACACTTAGGGGACAGCATTGCAGTAAATGGAGTATGTCTAACAATTACACAGTTTAACAATGAAGAAATGACTGTCGATGTAATGCCGGAAACAGTGATGGCAACAACTATCCATGCACTGAAAATAGGGGATTATGTTAATTTAGAGCGTGCGATGAGTGCAAATGGCAGATTTGGAGGACATCTTGTTTCAGGACATGTTGATGGAGTAGGAACCATTAAAAGTAAAAGACCTGTTTCCAATGCTGTCTACATTGAAATTGAAGTGGCAAAGGAATTACTAACAAATTGTATTCCGAAAGGCTCTATTACGATTGATGGAACTAGTCTTACACTTTTTAAAGTTACAGATAGTAATGTAACAATCTCACTCATTCCCCATACTTACGGAGAAACGATTTTGGGACATAAAGGTGTAGGGGAAAGGGTCAATATAGAAACAGACATGCTTGGAAAGTATGTTTTGCATCATTTAAGAAAGACAGAACAAACTTCAAATATCACTATGGAATTTTTAAGACAAAATGGATTCTAA
- the rlmD gene encoding 23S rRNA (uracil(1939)-C(5))-methyltransferase RlmD yields MEIGQKFPLTIKRLGINGEGVGFYKRNVVFVKGALPGEEVTVRVSKVQRSFAEADILNVRKASKERQEPSCPVYNECGGCQLQHLTYEGQLKEKRDMVVQSLEKYVKPIAETTDIRPTIGMDNPWHYRNKSSFQVRKEGKRVYAGLYTEGTNKLLNINDCTVQHPLTSKITVATRKILQKLNISIYDGKTLDGLVRTIVVRTAMQTGETQVCLVTTRKDIPHKDELIERMLKIDPSIVSITQNINREKTSLIFGDETIILHGKETIHEKLGELAFDLSSRAFFQLNPEQTVHLYDEIKKAAELTGKEKVVDAYCGVGTIGLWLAREAKEVRGMDVVPESVDDAKKNARNHGYRHARYYTGTAEDWLAKWKREGFIPDVVTVDPPRTGLAPSFIKTVMKIKPKRFVYTSCNPSTFAKDLQELTKIYKVDYIQPVDMFPQTARVEIVAKLTLKNK; encoded by the coding sequence ATGGAAATTGGACAGAAATTTCCTTTAACCATAAAAAGATTAGGGATTAATGGAGAAGGTGTTGGCTTTTATAAACGCAATGTGGTGTTTGTTAAGGGAGCATTACCAGGTGAAGAAGTAACAGTAAGAGTTTCCAAGGTACAACGTAGTTTTGCAGAAGCAGACATTTTAAATGTACGAAAAGCTTCTAAAGAGCGACAAGAACCAAGCTGCCCTGTATATAACGAGTGTGGTGGGTGTCAACTCCAGCATTTAACATATGAGGGACAACTAAAAGAAAAACGAGATATGGTTGTACAATCTCTAGAAAAATACGTGAAACCTATTGCTGAAACGACAGATATTCGACCAACGATTGGAATGGACAACCCTTGGCATTACCGCAATAAGAGCTCCTTCCAGGTTCGTAAAGAAGGAAAACGTGTTTACGCTGGCCTTTATACTGAAGGAACAAACAAACTGTTGAACATCAATGACTGTACTGTTCAGCATCCATTAACATCGAAAATAACAGTTGCAACACGTAAAATATTGCAAAAGCTAAATATCTCAATTTATGACGGGAAAACTTTAGACGGATTAGTCAGAACAATTGTGGTTCGTACAGCCATGCAAACTGGAGAAACTCAAGTTTGTTTAGTAACGACAAGAAAAGACATTCCACATAAAGATGAATTAATCGAACGCATGCTAAAAATTGACCCAAGCATTGTTTCCATTACACAAAATATTAATCGCGAAAAAACATCACTTATTTTCGGTGATGAAACAATCATTCTGCATGGCAAGGAAACCATTCATGAAAAATTAGGCGAGCTTGCCTTTGACTTATCATCACGCGCCTTCTTCCAATTAAACCCGGAGCAAACAGTTCATTTATATGACGAAATTAAAAAAGCAGCTGAGTTAACCGGTAAAGAAAAGGTAGTCGATGCTTATTGTGGTGTAGGAACAATTGGCTTATGGCTAGCTCGTGAGGCAAAAGAAGTACGCGGAATGGATGTAGTTCCTGAAAGTGTTGACGATGCAAAGAAAAATGCACGAAATCACGGGTACAGGCACGCACGTTACTATACAGGTACTGCAGAAGATTGGTTGGCAAAATGGAAACGTGAAGGATTCATTCCAGATGTCGTAACTGTGGATCCCCCACGGACTGGGCTTGCACCAAGTTTTATTAAAACCGTCATGAAAATTAAACCGAAACGTTTTGTTTATACTTCTTGTAATCCCTCTACATTCGCGAAAGATTTACAGGAATTAACGAAAATTTATAAGGTTGACTACATTCAACCGGTTGATATGTTCCCTCAAACAGCCCGAGTTGAAATCGTAGCAAAATTAACACTAAAGAATAAATAA
- a CDS encoding ABC transporter permease produces MMQWVVLYRKEITEMIRNYKILWIPLVFILLGVMQPISSYYMPEILDNFGGLPEGAVIEMPLPTGAEVLMGVLSNYGMLGVLILVLSAMGTVSAERQNGVAGMVMSKPVPYSSYILSKWAGLVSITLLSLFLGYIASWYYTNLLIESVAAEQIFQSFGIYSLWLIFVVTLTLFFSTVMKGSGSVAFMTILVVAVISTVTSIMQNKLKWSPATLTGHTGHLLQSGELQSSFLPTFLLTVALIIVVLILTIQIFKHKEILE; encoded by the coding sequence ATGATGCAATGGGTGGTACTATATCGAAAAGAAATAACGGAAATGATACGTAATTATAAAATTTTATGGATTCCTCTCGTTTTTATTTTACTCGGCGTTATGCAGCCAATTAGTTCTTATTATATGCCGGAAATCTTGGATAATTTTGGTGGGTTGCCTGAAGGTGCAGTAATAGAGATGCCGCTTCCGACAGGAGCAGAAGTATTGATGGGGGTACTTTCTAATTATGGAATGCTTGGTGTCCTCATTCTCGTCCTGAGTGCGATGGGAACTGTTTCTGCAGAAAGACAGAACGGAGTGGCGGGTATGGTCATGAGTAAACCAGTACCGTATTCTTCCTACATTTTATCGAAGTGGGCTGGGTTAGTAAGCATAACATTACTCTCGTTGTTTTTAGGGTATATTGCTTCTTGGTACTATACAAATTTGCTTATTGAATCAGTTGCTGCCGAACAAATTTTTCAAAGCTTTGGTATCTATAGTTTATGGTTGATTTTTGTTGTGACATTGACGTTGTTTTTTAGCACAGTAATGAAAGGGAGCGGCAGTGTTGCCTTCATGACAATCCTCGTTGTCGCTGTTATTTCGACGGTTACTTCAATAATGCAAAATAAGCTGAAGTGGAGCCCGGCGACCTTAACAGGACACACAGGGCATCTGTTGCAATCGGGAGAACTTCAGTCCAGTTTCTTGCCAACGTTTCTTCTAACTGTTGCTTTAATCATCGTAGTTCTCATTTTAACTATACAAATTTTTAAGCATAAAGAGATTCTAGAATAG